GAAGTGCAGGGCGGCCTgcgggatgggagaagatatgtgcatGTGGCAGAGCCGATGGAAGGCCAGTATCCGAAATAcgtaaagaacttacaaaacttaACACCTAAAAAGCAAGGAATCCAATTAATaaacgggcagaagacacaaacaaacgcttctccaaagaagacctctagacggccaacagacacatgaagagatgctcagcctcactcatcctcagggaaagcaaatcaaagccacagtgagacaCCCCCTCGTGCCTGTCTGaagggctaaaatcaacaacacaagaaacagcagtgttggcgaggatgcggagaaaggggcaGCCTCTCACGATATGGGTGGGAGTGCGAACTGGTGCCGCCccgtggaaaagagtatggagggtcctcgagaagttaaaaatagagctgggtggctcagttggttggacgactgccttcggctcagttcatgatcctggagtcccgggatcgagtcccacatcgggctcccagctccatggggagtctgcttctccctctgaccttctcctcgctcatgttctctctcactgtctctctctcaaataaatgaatgaaaccttaaaaaaaaaaaaaatagagctaccctgtggtCCCAGTAATCGACGACTAGGTGTGCACCCCAAAATGCCAAAACACTTAtgcaaagggacacatgcaccccgatgtttacaGCAGCGTTATTTGTAGCCAAGATTCGGAAGCAGCCCGAGGGTCCACTGACTGACGACCGGATGCAGACGACGTGGTCTGTGCGCACAACGGAACGCTGCGCGGGCGTAGAAAACAACGCGGCTCTGCCTTTGCCCCACCACGGATGGAGCTAGACAGTAGTAAGtcagtccgagaaagacaaatgccatttGATTTCAcgcatgtgtggaatttaagaaacaaacaagcgatggaaaaaagagacaaaccaaggaacacacagactcttaactctagagaacacacgGCTGGTGACCGGGgtcaggagggagggatggggacacaggtgatggggatgaaggggGCACCTGTCCACctgtcgtgatgagcactgggtgggcCATGGATGTGTGAATCCCTACACCGCACACCTCTACGACCCCATGTGAACtctgctggaattaaaataaagaagcagaAGTTAATcatttgagaagagaaaaagaaccgCTAGGAGAAAGAGCTGGGAAACCGCTACAAAAGAGCTCGGCATCTGTCCTCTAGGACGGAGATGGAACCCTCACGAGAGGACGGCACGAGAGGACTGGGAATGCCAAGAGGACCGcggcagagaaggaagagggaggaggccaAGCCCGTGGAGGGAGATGGGCACCACCGTCGGACGCGGCCTCTGTACCGAGGGAAACGTCAGGAAGCGGTGTGCAGCCCTGACACCCCCGCGTCCCTGCGGTCCCCGCGCAACGGTCCAGGTGTGCAGCCACCTCGGCGGGTAAAGAACGCAGTAGCTGTGTACGCAGCGGGACAGTATTCAGCCTTATGAAGGAAGGACATCCTGTCATCTGCCAACAAGATGGACGGGCCCCGGGGAATGTCGTGCTAAGTGACGTGCCAGACCCAGGACGACACACACAGCATGATCTCACGCAGAGGGAGGATCCGAAATGGTCAACGTCATGGAAGCGGAAAGCAGAACAGTGATtcgaagggggagggggagagagagacggggaagggGGTGGTCAGAGGGTACGAAAGTTCAGTTACGTAAGACAGACGAGTTCTGGAAGTACCGTACAGCAGAGAGCCGGAGCTAACCGTACTGCCTCGTACACTCCCAACGTTGTACGAGGCTAGAATTCGTACTGTGTTcttactgctgctgctgctgctgctgatagTAACAGTGGAGCAGGAGGAAACTATGGGAGGTGATGGAGAGGTTTATGGTCttaatggtggtgatggtttcacaggtagACACTTATCCCCAAACTCACTGAGTTAAATgcataaatgtatatgtaaaaatgtatacaaatgcaTATGTACTGTGTTTTATATCAATCATACCTCAGTGAagtggtttccttcttttttttaacagagaaggagagagtgattgcagatgggggaggaggatggcggaggagagggagggagggagagagaggggtcTCAAGAAGGCTccacattgagtgcagagcctgacgcagggatTGAGCTCAGGACCCcgacatcacaacctgagccaaaatcaagagtcagacgctttaccacctgaaccacccaggtgctccagagaaGTGGTTTCCAACAGCCTCTCTGCACTTCCCATTCATTTATGGTTCCTAATCCCTGCCTGACTCCTCCCCAACAAGGCCTGAGCCGTTTGGAAAAACACCGTGCACCACACCAGGCCCTACCACCACCCGTCTCCAGGCCTTCCAGAAAGCAAATGAATGCAAAGAGGTGTCCCCCGCTGAGCCACTGGAGCTAATGGCCAGCAGGCCCGAAGCACAGTGTTTCCTGGAAATCCAAAGCCCTCGAGCTGGGCAGCATGAAAGTGAGAAGATTCAGGGCGTTGTGGTCAGGACCTTCGCATTTCTGATGGGTTTGCAGGCAGGCAAAAGAGAAATCTGACTCAGTGCCTAAAGCGAAACTGCTGGGTGAAGTTTGGGCTATTGCGTCCGGGCAAGGACCCACTTTCCCACAGGTGGACCTGCCCAGAGGCACAAGAGGGGTCACTTCTGTGGCCCCAAAACTCTTCAAGGAAATGGTGTTGGCGGAGGCAGGTCCAGCCCTGGGGGAGGTACTGTCTCCAGGAGACGGTATTTAACTCCCTTCTTGCCCCAGATCTGCTCCGCCCAGAAGCCCCTCATCTCCTTCCCAATCCAGCTGCCGGGAACCCTCACCGCCTCCACTGGGTCCCTGATCTCTCTTTGCCGTCCTGCCTAAGACCAGCACTTTCATCCTCCAACAATGGCATGTTCCTGAAGGAGCGCTCCATGCAAAGACCCATCCCCAACCATATCCCGTGTGAatgcttctctgtccctttcaAGCCCCCCGGAAACTCTCCCCGCCGCCAGGAGCGCATAAACCCTCTTCCAGGGGACCGTCCTTGCTCTGCCTCACCAGACCTCCACCTggatctttggttttttttttaactataacgCATTTCCTAGGCAGAGGGGAAGGTCCAGGCAAAGGCTCAAATATGTAGAAACGCAAGACGTGTccaggaaacagtcagcaaaagcATTTGCTGAAAACCCCATGACACTCCATTCGGTCACCCCTGGAACATCCACATTCCTCTACATTGAATGACCGTGACCCAGCCACAGAGACTTCAAGTCTCCCCATCACCCcgtccctccccactccccggGCCCCCCTCTGCCACCACACTGTCCACCCCAGCAGGCGGAACCGTACGAAATGGCCATTGTTGGGGCTCCAGAAGTCCAACATCAAGATTTCACACGACTCCGTCGAGCACGTTAGCGAGGCCCCGTCCAattctctgctctcctctggTTACCCAGATGCTCTTCACGGCTCTCCCCCTGAGCCATCTGCCTCCGCCAGGATCAGGGCCGTGGCTCCTCACCAGCGCCCCGGCCTATCCTGGCTCAGCCCCCCGCCATCCGGCTCCTGGTTACCAGAAAGCAACATGAAAACTGTCCCCTGAAGGCCTACAAGACACACCCCCCAAACTCTCAGCCAGGCCTTCTGGGCCCTCTACACTCTGCATGTGACCTGCTTTTGCAAACGTATCTTCTACTGTTCAGCTGGGCTGGAGGTCTCCCTGGAGGGGGCCCTgcacctcccccagcccagcgGTTCCCAAACCTGGCTTCCCCTCAGAATTTCAGGAGCCGTTACTTCAACGGTCTGTCAATCAGTCACCCCAGCTTTACGGTCATTCCCATACGGGCTTACAACACCTAGCACTtcaaaatgtttctaaatttacAGACGATTCCTCTGAGTCATTTTAGGTTCGCAGCAAAGTTTAGCAAGAAGGTACAGggagttgggggcacctggccggctcagtcggtagagcacacGATtctcgatctcggggttgtgagttcgagccccacactgggcataaagatgacttaaaaaacaatgtctgtaggggcacctggggggctccatcggttaagcctctgccttcagctcaggtcatgatcccggggtcgtgggatcgagccccgcaccgggctccctgcttggtggcgagtctgtttttccctttccctgcaccgctctacctgcttgtgcactctgtctctctcaaataaataaaatctttgaaaaataaagtctttaaggaagaaaagacCTAGAGAGTTTGCACATACCCCTTCGTCACGCGCACACACAGCTTCTGTACCGTCCATATCCCCAGTCGGTGTGTGCATTTCTAACAGTCTGTGAACCGACACAGACACCTCATCAACTAGAGAAAAACAGTTTTGAGTGGGTAACACTTATTGTTTAAAAAGATGCCAGCGTTGCAAGAGGATATACAACAAAACATGAGCCTCTCCCCAGCCCGACGGCCGACCCCAGCCTCCCATGTTGGAGGAGCACTCCTTATTCGCACAACCACACTCGCACGGAGGTCTCCACAGACACGTTAATACAACGGAAGCATACTATACATATGATCATtcgtcttaattttttttctcttaataatacATATCAGAGATTGTTTAATATCAGTACAAATTAAAAGGCTTCCTTCTTTTCCGTGGCAACTTGCAGGGTGATCCGAGATTTATACTGACATCTCGAGCTCACCCCCCAACTGGGGGCGTGGGGACTTTGTTCAATGCACACTCCCAGGCCCCTCCCAAAGGTACTGATTTTCAAGGGTTGGATCcgggaatttttattttacaccACTTTTCCAGGTTCCTCTCACGCAGGCACCTCAAGGGGCGAGGCAGTTTGCCAAGCAGGAAGTGCGGATGAATGAGCCCATCCGGAGGTCCCCCCAGAGGTGTGGCTGTGACCAGTAACCCCCAGTATCAGAGTCTTGCTTGTAGGGAGCTCCCCAGAGATCGTTTCCTTGCAGGGCCGCGCGCGCTGCTGTCCAAGTGCCTCCTGAGTTACAAAGGAACGTTACGGCAATGCCATCATGGTTTTAATGAGAAATAGGTTTTTTGACGGGGCTCAAACTCCCTGGGTGAGAGGGTGAGGTGTTTTTGGCTAGCGGTGTATTAAACGTACTCCTAACACGCAGGAGCCACTTCGGATATTCTGTAAAGGCAGTTTTCCACCGATCTGCCCCATGCGTGGTGAGGACGATCTTGGTTTCCAGAAATCTCCAGTCTCCACCTCACCACTGACCCCCGCATCGGGCAAGGGGGTGCTGTTTCCCGGGCTGTAAAAGGAGGACATAATATCCGCGTTGTCTGCCTCTTTGGGGACTGCCGTGAGGCCATTTAAATAGAAGCGTTTTGAAAAGTTGAATGTCtcccacacaaaataaaataatggccCCGCTTTTAGAGATCTAGTGTCCATCCAAAGGTTCCCATATGGAGGATTTGGTCCAGGCAACGTGGACGGATGCCACTCATGCATCCCactttgaatttttcaaattatttttgaccTATGAAAATAATGGAATTATATGGTAGGAAAAAGACCTAAAGGTCATGAggatataaagtgaaaaaaatcgaTTTATGAAACATATGGGTTAATAGATAGTGATAGATAGCCCTTTCATTTGCTACACATTATCCTAAATGCTCCTCAGAGCGACTGTGTTAAGAGTAACAACATTACTATTAAAACCCCCACTTcatagatgataaaactgaggcctagagaagtTGAGTAATTTTGCACATTACACAGAGTGGCAGGGCCAGCGCTCTGTCATGACCCCCAAACATCCATCTTACCCTCTGAGGATGATCACTGTTCAACACTTAATTGCATATCTGTACAGTCTGTTTCAGTTCTGTTTCTGTCTAACAACTCGCCCTAAAACTTGGACACTTCCTACAAAATGCGTTTGCTGTCCCGCAGTTTCTGTGGTTCAGGAGTCAGGGTTTGGCGTCACTGGGAATCTCCAACGGGGTCTCCGCTCAGGTGTGGTCGGCGTGTCGTGGCCTGAGTGTGGTCTCATCTCCGGACGCAGCCTGGGGAGTCTtctgcttccaagctcattctCATGGCTGTAGGCTGGTCCCCGTTCCGGACAGGCTCCTGGGCTGAGAACCTCAGTTCCTCATGGCTAGAGGCTCCCCCTGGGTTTCTCACCCCctggacctctctctctctctctctctctgagggcTGCCTCAGGACATGGCTCTACCTGGAGTGAACCAGCCGAGAGATTGAAACCAACAGAAAAGCCACAGTCTTTTTATAACCTAACTTCAGAAGTCATATCCCATACCTTGGGCCATGATCTGGTCCCTAGAAGCAGGTCGCGAAGTCCAACCATCACCCCAGGGGTGACCATCAGGAGGTGGGGATCACTGAGGGCTGGCTCGAAGGCTGCCTATCATGATGGCCTCGGAAGCTTTTCTATGCACACAAAACTGCGTTTTCCAAAAGCCAACCTTCTGCGTTTCACCTCTACAGATATCAAGGTGGTTTTTCTGTTTATCGGAGCACGTAGAGTTCCACTAATGCACAGGTcatagaatgaataaacaaatcctCTGTTCATGGGCAGGTAGGTTATTTCAAGTGAGACAGCCCCTTCTCACTCATCTTCCAAGAGTGCTCCGGGTACGTTTGTGGGCTCTGGGTCGGGTGTTGGGGGCTCAGAGATGGAAGGACAAGACCCCCGCCCCCGAGGCATACTCAGCCTAGTGGGGCAGAAAGACAAGTCAACACACGACTGTGCTGCTGTGGAAGGAGGTACAAGGTGCCCTAAAGCCCAAAAGAGGGGCTCAGCAGGTCTGATCCTTCCAGAAGGAAGGGAACCATCTGTCCTCCCCGGGAGAAGCAGAGTCACAGAGCTGCTGTTTGTCGCACCCACACCTCCCGTGACGACACAGTCGTCGGACTGTGTCGAATGGGACGGACAGTCCAGACGGACAAGGGGAGCAGCACCTCGCCTCTCAGACCAGCTCAGGCCATGCCAACATTCTAAAGGCCCTGCAAATGCCCTAGAAAAAGGAAGCCAATGCGAGAAAACAAAGACCTTCACATTCTGGAAACCAAAGAGCTGATTACAGTTTACTTCTCAGTCAGGGTTTGGGGTCTTTTTGCCATTGTCTCCATTAGTTCAGGTGACATTTttatggagttttgttttttgtttttttttttttttttgagagtattCTGTGCTCATTTTATCctcatgaaatatatattttttggtgtaCCTGGGAAGACTATGTTCCAGAATTAGCTTAATGTTCACTATCGGACTGGTCACAAAACAGCCCAGGGATCACAAGCCGTTAGGAGACACGACACAGAAAGGTCCTTGCGCGCACATGACCCGCTGTTGGTGTCCGTGGTTCCCCGCCGCAGCCTGGACGCGTGGCCTGGAGTCAGGAGAGCCGCGAGGCCCTCGTTGCATCTTTCAAATCGATCACGCTTATCAATAAGCAAGAACCACCCTCCCCATGCTTGACGATTGTGGGATGAACCAGTGCTCACTTTTTCGGAAAACACCTCCTGTCAAAGCCATTTTTCTGAAGGGGTCAGGATGGGAACTTTGGATTCAGATGGGCCCAGGGTACAATCCCAGCCCAGTGTTTCTTGAGCCTTAGGAGGGTCATTTAACGTCCCAATGACTCAGTCTCCTTGTCTTTGAAATGGGTTTCCTCCTACCCACCGTTGGGCTGGGTGTGCACAGTGATGGCTGCCATCACCCAAGGGATGCCTAACTCCCCCGCCCCACTTTCCCTTTCCCGGGAAGTAGGAGGGTTTTACCCTCCTAGGGGTGGGGACAAGGTCAGGTTTTGACTGGATCTGGGCGGGAGAGGGAGGTCAACAGTAGGCAACACTCCGCATTACAAGGACCCTTGTCCCCAAGCCCACGGGGGGAATGACCTTCTGAAGGTGAGGCGGATGGAAGCCCACACAAATTTCACCtccccccaggctcccctgtccCCACGAAGCCTTAAGGACAGCTCGTACCAGCGCTGCACCGGCCTGCGGGCTCAGGACCCTCTTGAGACGGGGACAATTTGTCCACACTCCCTGGAAAGATAAGGCTTAAGAGATAAAGGCTCTGGCTGGCCTCATCTCTGAAAGTCACTGACCGTAAGGAAGCGTTTTCCCAAGAGCCAACTGGGGCCGGATAAGGGGGACCCAGGAAATCGGGAAACGGGAGGAGCCAGCGGCAGGTACCCGATCCGTTCCCAGAATGCTCCGCAACGCGATTTCAGCCTCACAAGGCAGCAAGGGCACAGGCTGCAGTGAGAAAACCCAGGTTTCATGCTCCCTGACTGCATTCTGAGTATTTTCATTTCACCGCAAACAGGCCCAGGAAAGTGCCAGTGGTACCTCCCGCGTGGCTTGTGGTAAGGAGCACAGGAGACGCCGGGAGAGAAAGTGCTGGGAACGTATCATTACTAGTCGGGTGCACCCTGCCCCTCTTCGGTGACTAGAGGAGTTCTTCATTCATtctcctcacccccccccccccccccccggccacaGGCATCAGCCAGGGCCTCCCCCCATATTTCTGACATCCCTGGAGCTACCCTGGGGAGATCATCCCAGAACAGGGCCGAGGGTCAGTCTTGATGCATTTAAACATCACAAGAACATCACCGATTTCAAGGCAGCGAATCAACAGCAGGGAAGTTAACATTTGTTAACATTTGTCTACATCGGGGGGTTCTCAAACCCTGGACGGCGTAATTCCTCGCTGTGCCTTGTAGGTCTTTTAAGAACATCCCTGGTCACCACCCCCTAGACACCAGGAGCACTAACCCCAGTTGTCATACTCGAAAGTGTCCCCAGAGACTGCCTAAATTGGGGAGTGCCAAATCAGCCCCCAGTTGAGAACTACCAGTGCACATCAATGAGGGCGAggcttggtggggggagggagagatgccCGTTGGCCAGCATTTTGTTGCTGCAGAAAGATTGGGGGGGTataaaagcagagagggaaggggctgcCCATTTGGCAGCAGGAATGTTGCATCTCTCACCTGCCCAGCGGGAGGGCTGTCAGCTCCATGGCCAGGCGCCACCCGGACGCTCATCATTTCGGGGGACGTAGGGAATGCGGCAGAAGGTGGGTCTTGGATTTGAAGCTAATGCCATTCAATACCACTAGCATTTTCCACATCCTGTGTGGGTGACAAGGGCCTGCCCTGCGGGGAAAGCCAACAGTTTAAAAGGAGAAAGCTCTTTCTCCTAAGAAACCAACGTTTATTAATAATACATCCCCGAACTTCATGTCAACAAAGGGAACCTCTCACCGCAGAGAAATATAGGCCATCCAAGGAGATGTCAGCGGCCtccagttgactttttttttttttttttttttttttgtctttttcccaaAGCAGCATATGGACCACAAAATCTCTCTCTGGGTAAGAGCCCATGAGAAACTCAAGTCAAAGCTTTTCTTCTCTGCTTGCCTTCTCTGTCATCATTCTGCTAAGGCAGAAAAGCGAAGTTACATGGCTAAAGTCGTAAGTGTAAAAAGAATCTTGGTTCTGTTCTAGGCATTTCAGAACAGCTCACAGGAAAGGTGGGATTGGACTAGGATGTCGCTGCTCGGCAGGCCTCGGCCAACCTCCAGTccttgagggagaagaaagggggtaaacaCCTCCTGGGAACGTTCCAGAGTTGGAGATGATGCCAGAAATTTCCCAAGCCGGGCCACTCCTTTTTCCCTTCCCGCCCCGAattcctgcctcctgccttcaCGCGGCGGCATTTCAACCAAACAAATCAGGGTCTACGACGTGACGGCGCTtctggacaaacaaaaattaatatggAAGGGAAAGACACGCCACCCACCCATGTAGGTCATGGCCCACTGTTTGGCCTCACCTGCTAAATGGTACCCATGGGCGCAGATTAAAACAAAAGCCTGCCACGTTCCAGGGCAGACACGGCTCTCCGGGGGCAGCTCGGCTGGCAGAGTGAGCTGGAAACTCAGTGGCGTGCTCTGGTCATTTCTAAATACTCTCTAGAAGACAAGAGTTCAGGTCAAGTGAAAGCTGGCGGCGCTGCTGCTTGACAAAACCCAACAGCCAGGGAGCAGGTGTAGCCTgccagaaagcaaacaaaaacttgtctcaaacaacaacaaacggTTAACACCCTCAGCCTGTCAACACCAATTAGCCTACCCTCCCAGCGGAAGCCTCTTAAGAAGGTCCTGAAATCCAGCTAGGCCCTCTGCAAGCAGAGACAGTCACTGCGTGGCTTCCCGGAAGGAAGTGGCCCTCCGTGGAAACTGAGGCGAGCAGGCACAGCCCTGAGGCCCCCTCTACCCTGAAGGGGCCACGTGGGGTGGGATCCTAACGTTGCTGGACCCCAGGCACTTTTGCTTTCGTGGGCCTCTTCCCGCATAATAATATCGatatttgaattgatttttgataTCACTTTAAATactctaataattattttattctcttagtGTTTTAGGCAGATTTTAATGAACAGGTTCTTGTGgacctgaaaattaaaacatttcctttgaataatttcatttcctttgggtttgctttcttctaattttaaaagaaatcaaacattttCCTGGGCCTCCCCATCAAACCCCGGCAGGTATCATGGGCCCCAGGCACCGCGCCCACTGTGTCTCAGGGAGAAGCAAGCCCTGATTCAGTAGGaaactgcaatttttaaaaaatacccttgCCCGTGGCCTATAGATCCCACTCAACACAACTCCGACCTATCTGGAAAGCTCATTCCATTGATAAAATACTAACATCATATGCCTGGAACGTATACATTTTCACTAGTCGCTTATGAGTGATTTACACAGGAGGACTCCAAGGGGcgtaaaacaaaaccaactcaCCACACAAGATAggttttcttcaatattttatttatatagaaatacttaaaaaatgaagtagCACCATTCCTTAAGTTTTACCTTTATTATGTAGAACTTtaaatgtcagaaaaataaaactcttgatACAATTTCAAATCTTGTCTCAGCAAATATAATATTAGTATTTGACCATGAGGTTAAAGGCcctttatcataaaataaaatatactttgttttttaaactttgctcAGTAAAGTACATTTAAGCTCAAGTAACATCACCTACATATACATAAACAAGTGGTaaacaaatgtattaaaatagaaatactaaaacTATAGTGGCCCAACAGAATTTTTGTAGCTTGCACTGAATTCTATTTATACAAATGTTAGAAAGCATCAACAGTTCCTTTTGACATGTTTATACATTTCCgtggtttttttttgtaataatatagaataaaatatgctttatatCACTGAATAGAAAATATGCTGGGTGAAGCATTTCTAGATTTGTCTGAACCTATAAAATCTCCATCCCAACAGAATACTGTTCAAAACATTACACATTTTATGGTTTTGTAATTCCGTCACGATTGTGtggttattaaaataatacagtgtTCTTTGCCATAAGGccatactaaaataaaaagatttaaccCAGCTACAAAAAGTTCActgaacttaaattaaaatactTGTAAACATCTTTgcaatatgaaatataatttttcaagtcaaaaaagaataaaatacttcaatCTGTATTAATGCaatttctctttaaaacttttaaacgTTTTTAATATATAAGAGATATGTTACAGTTTGTTTAACTTTTATAAAGCTGCAGTATCCTGGTTTCACAGGAACTCCTGGCCCTTCCACAACATTCAAAAAGGATCCACTGTGTTCTAGAATAAGCATCGTAGGAACCCAGCCACAAAGGGGAACACACGAAAACAGTCCACACATCCCATAAGCACTATTATTATCCTCTTCGTCATAATAATTATTGTTcgttttttttctcctactttaagaaaatggaaaacttgtggggttttcttcttttggaagCTTCCTATGAAGTACAGTGTACAAACTATCATTACTAGAGTGTCGCCGTTCCTATTATTTATAGAGCATGCATTTCAGGTGGTTCGGGGGCTTCCCGGGCTATAGTACTCTTGATGCAGATATCCTGGCAAgttcctttgtttaaaaattaaaaattttaaaaaacgagCGGATACTACAGCTTCCCAAGCTCCTCTCGGATCTCAGAGtgtgagcgggggtgggggaggaaggggtggggcacggaggcggcgggcgggcgcgggccgggtggtggcggcggcggcggcgagggtCCGGGGGTctgaggctggaggggaggggccccCCTCGGCCCCCGCGGGGTGCGCGCAGGCGCGCCGCCTTCAGGAGAAGATGCGGATGGCCTGGGTGACCGCGGTGTGGCAGACCGGGCACTCGGGCTCGCTCTTCTCGCAGATGCGGTTGGCGCACTCCATGCAGAAGAGGTTGTGGCCGCAGGGCACGAGCGCGGCGATCACTTCGCTCTCGAAGCACACGGAGCAGTCGCGGCTGCCCTTTCGCCGCAACCCCGACgacgaggaggaggagctggacgAGGAGCTGGACGACGACGAGGAGCCGGAGGTGTCCGACGGCGGCAGGCTGGGCAGCTGCGCGCCCAGCCCGTTGGCATAGGCGGCGTAGGTCAGGCCCCCTCCGCCCGGGTCGCTGCGCACCCGGCGCGCCAGGTGGTGCTCGCCCGCCCCCGGCGCCATGTGCAAGGGCGGGGACAGGCGCGGGCAGCTGGCGCCCGGGTGCAGCCGGCGGTGCACCAGCAGCCCCAGGTTGGCATTGGCGGGCGCGCTGGCGCCGCCCCCGGGAAAGACCACGGAGGACGACGAAGCGGACGAAGACGCGGAGGACGAGCAGGACGACGACACCGGCGCCCCAGGGCCGCCTCCGGGGGAGCGCTCGAACTGAGCCCAGAGCAACGGCGCCCCAGGCGGGGGAGCCGGAGCCGGGTCGAAGGTGGGCTGCAGCTCGGGACAGCCGTCGGGGGAAGGCACGGAAGCTTCCCCCGCCGCGTAGGTGTATCCGTTgccgttgttgttgttgttcccgTTGTGGGCAAAGCTGAGCGCGGGGCTGGGGGGGCTGTAGTCCGCCAGGCGCGGGGTGGCGGCTGTGCTGCCGCCGGTCCCCCCGCCGAAGTAAGAGTCTGTGGACGCGCTGCCGAGCGAGCTGGAACTGTCGTTGCGGTAGCTAGAGAACGGCTTGCGGCCGGGGGTGGGCGTGATGCTGGGGGTGGGCTTGCTCCAGAGGCTGCCTGGGCCGGACCCGCCGGACCCGTGGTGCAGATCGAAGCCCACGTCCGTGCCGTTGGCGTGGAAGTCGTTCTCATCTGTGAGCTCGATGATGCCGCCGGTGCGCAGGGCGATGTGCGCCTCGATCTCCTCGCGAGCTCGGTCCACGTTCTCAGGCATGCCAGTCACCTCGAACACGGGCTCCTTGTCGCGGCTGGGCGTCACGATGTACGTGTGCGTCTGTTGTTGGATGCGCTTGATCGTGGCGCCCTTGGGCCCCACCACGAGCCCCACCACGCGATAGGGCACCCGCACCTGGATGGTGGTCTGTCCAGGCAGGTTGGGCGGCCCGGGCACTGCGCCGTTGAGCGCCGTGTTCTTATTCCGCGAGGCGCGGATCATGGAGAAGTGCTCCGCGGCAGAGATGATCTCCCTCCGAGCCATGGCCACATCCTCCTTCCTGCCCGTCACAACAAAGACAGGCTCCTCCCCGCGAACCGGGGT
This Mustela nigripes isolate SB6536 chromosome 13, MUSNIG.SB6536, whole genome shotgun sequence DNA region includes the following protein-coding sequences:
- the MEX3B gene encoding RNA-binding protein MEX3B, with translation MPSSLFADLERNGSGGGGGGGGGGGGGGGGGGGGGETLDDQRALQLALDQLSLLGLDSDEGASLYDSEPRKKSVNMTECVPVPSSEHVAEIVGRQGCKIKALRAKTNTYIKTPVRGEEPVFVVTGRKEDVAMARREIISAAEHFSMIRASRNKNTALNGAVPGPPNLPGQTTIQVRVPYRVVGLVVGPKGATIKRIQQQTHTYIVTPSRDKEPVFEVTGMPENVDRAREEIEAHIALRTGGIIELTDENDFHANGTDVGFDLHHGSGGSGPGSLWSKPTPSITPTPGRKPFSSYRNDSSSSLGSASTDSYFGGGTGGSTAATPRLADYSPPSPALSFAHNGNNNNNGNGYTYAAGEASVPSPDGCPELQPTFDPAPAPPPGAPLLWAQFERSPGGGPGAPVSSSCSSSASSSASSSSVVFPGGGASAPANANLGLLVHRRLHPGASCPRLSPPLHMAPGAGEHHLARRVRSDPGGGGLTYAAYANGLGAQLPSLPPSDTSGSSSSSSSSSSSSSSSSGLRRKGSRDCSVCFESEVIAALVPCGHNLFCMECANRICEKSEPECPVCHTAVTQAIRIFS